The DNA segment CGTGTCGGGGTTTGAAGGAGGGGCCTCGGGCGCGCACCCCGACAGAAGCGACAAGAGCGATCCCGATCCGATTCCGAGCGCGAGGAGGCGCCGGACGTGGCGGAGGGCGGAGAAGGATACCACGACGCCCATTGGATCACGAAACCGCCGCGGATGCTACTCGTTTCTTCACCGAGGCGGGCCGCGTTATGCCGGCAGGTGGGAACTTTCCACCACGAGCCTCCCGTTGTAAGGTAAGATCGTGTCCGACGACGTCCTTGGCCGCCTGCTCGCCGTCCTCCGGGTCCCTCTCGCCGAGATCCGCGCGGCCTACCGCGTGGGCTCACGCGTGTACGGCACCGCCGGGCCCACGTCCGACGAGGACTTCCTCGTGGTGCTGTCGAAGCCCGGTCAAAGGCAGGACCTCGCCTTCGCCGAGGACCTCAACATCGTCATTCACGGCGTCGCGACCTTCCAGGAGGCGCTCGACGACCACAGCGTCTTCGCGCTCGAGTGCCATTTCGTCGAGGCCCCGCACGTGCTCGTCGCGGCCCGCCCGCCTTTCCGGTTCGCGCTCGACCGGAAGAAGCTCGCGGCCTCCGCGATCGGGAAGTCCACGGCGGACTGGCAGAAGGCGAAGAAACGCTTCGCCGAGGAGCCGGGTCCGTCGCGGAAGAAGGCGTTTCACGCGCTCCGCGTGCCGGCCTTCGCCCTACAGATCGCGAAGGCGGGCAAGATCCACGATTTCGCGGCCGCGAACCACTTCCTCGCGGCGCTCCGGGAGGGGCCCGACGACGATTTCGCGTGGTACGAGGAGAAGCTCGGACCCGCGCGGGAGGCGCTCTGCGCCGAGCTCACGAAGCTCGCGGGCAAGAAAAGATAACGTCGCGGCCTAACGGGCGAGCCGCTGCGGCACGATCGCCTGGTGTTGCCAGTGCTCGTCCGTCTGGACGTGGCCCTTGCGCACCCATTTCGCCACGCTCCGGCCGAACGCGCTGTCGGGGAACTGCGCGGCGACACGCACGACGACGCCCTCGCGCGGGCCCCCGAACGCGGAGGGCTCCCGCGAGAGCCGATCGGTGAGCGCGTGGAGCTCGTCCACCGAGGCGACGGCGCCGCGGAAGAGCACGGGCGCCGTGGGCAGGCCGAGGTCGGCGGCCTGCGCCGTCACCATGTCCCAATCCCACCAGATACCGGCCACGTCGTCGCGCACCCCGAAGACCAGCGAATAATCGGGGAGCTTTTCGTACGTGATCGAATGCACGGCATAACAGTACTCGCAGAAGACCGAGATCCCGTCGGAGAGCAGGTGGGCGATCCGGGCGTGCGTGGCCTTGGCGAGGTCGAAGCTCGGGTGCGCGGGCGGGCCCGCGTGCGAGCGCGAAAAGACGCTCCTGCGCGTGTACGTCAGGTTCGAGCCGTCGGCTTTTTCGGTAGCGACGATCTCGGCGCCGACGAGCGCCGACACGTCCGACATGCGCTTGTCGTCGGACGTCCCGCCCGGCGACCACGGGAAGTGAAATGTCCTCGGGTACTTTGCAGACACGGCGAAGAGCAGGCTAGCACAGCCCGCCCGGGCCGTGTTATCCTCGTGTCCCTCCTCTCGCACGAGCCCTCGCCATGTCGATCTCCCTCCTCATCGAGCCGCCCCGGCCGCCCGCTTACCGTGTGCCGTGGGACGAGCTGCAGACCTTCGAATGGGTCCGCGCGCTCGAACCCTGCCCGCAGGATCCCATTCACCACGCCGAGGGCAACGTCTGGATTCACACGCGTTTGGTGCTGGAGACGCTCGTGGCGATGCCCGCGTGGCGCGCGCTCTGCGCCGAGGATCAGGCGGCCGTATGGCTCGCTTGCCTGCTCCACGACGTGGCCAAGCCCTTCACCACGCGAGAAGAGCCGGACGGGCGCATCACGGCGAAGGGGCATTCACGCGCCGGCGAGATGCTCGCGCGCCGGCTGCTCTGGGAGCAAGGCGCGCCATTTGCGCTTCGCGAGATGGTCGCGGGCCTCATCCGCCACCACCAGATCCCCTTTTACCTCATCGAGCGGGACGACGCGCAGCGGCTCGCGGCGGAGATCTCCCTCGTCTGCCGCGCCGATCTGCTCGCCCTCGTCGCCGAGGCCGACATCCGCGGCCGCGTCTGCCAGGACATGCAGCGGATCGTCGACAACATCGAGCTCTTCCGCGCGTTCTGCGCCGAGGAGGGCTGTTTCGACAAACCCCGCCCGTTCCCCTCCGATCACACGCGCGTCGTGTATTTCCGCTCCGAGGGGCGCTCGCCCGACGTGCCCGTCCACGACGACACGCGGGGCGAGATGATCATGATGTGTGGCCTCCCCGGCGCGGGGAAGGACACCTGCGTGCGGGACCGATTCCCGGATCTGCCGGTGGTGTCGCTCGACGAGCTGCGCAGCGAGCTCGACGTCGACCCCGACGAGAACCAGGGCGCCGTGGTGCAGGCGGGCAAGGAGCGCGTCCGGGAGCACCTCCGACGCGGCGAGCCTTTCGTCTACAATGCGACGAACCTGAACCGGCAGCGGCGCGGCCCCTTGCTCTCCCTCGCGGCCGATTACGGCGCGCGGGTACGGATCGTCTACGTCGAGGCGCCGCGCGGCGCGCTCCTCGCAGGCAACCGCGCCCGCGCCGCCCGCGTGCCCGAGGCCGTCATTCGCCGCATGAGCGAGCGTTGGGAAGTCCCCACCTTGCTCGAGGCGCACGCGCTCGACGTGGTGCTCCGCTAGCGAGCCTCGCGTGGCTTCATCCGTGCCGCAGGAGCTGTAATTTCAGGGAGGCGAACGCGACGCCGGCGATCACGACGGCGCCGATGAGCACGTCGACGCCGATCCCCCAGAAGGCGAGCGGCGCGCTCCGCTTCGGTGATCGTTCCGCCGACCTCGATGAACCCAACGTGATGCCATGGTTCGCGTGCACGATTCCCTCCCCGGGAACGACTCATCTCACGAAGCGCGCTGCCCTGGCTATCCGGGGATTCCCTGATTTGTCGGTCGTCACTCCTTCTCGCATTGCAGGAGGACGAGCATCGGCATGTCCACCTCGGACGGCTCCGTCTCTGCCGCAAACTCGTACGTGCCCTTCCTGGCGTATCCGTCCCCGCAGCATCCGCCCGCGAGCCCGATTCCGTGCGAGGGCGTCTCCAGCGTCGATGTAAATGCGTGCCCGTGGGCGCGGAGCGCGGGGCTCGTGAAGGGCTCGCCGCCGAAGGGGCGGTCGGCGGGCGCATATTGAGGCAATCCCACGAGCAGCCTGCCCGCCGTGCCTTCGGCCGGCTTCCAGCCGGCGGGGCACGATTCGAGCTCGAAAAACATGAGCAAGCGCGGCGGCAGAGGCGTGACGCGCGGGACGGGCTCCGCGTTTTTTTTGCAAGCGAGGAGCTGGACGTACGGGACCTCGGCGGACGCAGGCTCCGAAGCCGCGACGAAGGTGACGGCCCCGGCCTTCCCCACGCCTGCGTTTCCGCCGCCGGGCGCGCCGACATAGGAGACCGACGGGACGTCGACGCTCGCCGAGAGCGCATGCGAATGCGTCCGTTCTTCCTGGCTCGCGAGCGGCTCGCCGAGGGTTTGTCCGCTCGGGAGCGCTTCACTCGCGGCGACGATCGTGCGCCCCGCGGCGGACTCGTAGGGCTTCCATCCCTCGGGGCAAGCGAGCTTCTTGAAAAACGAGACGGCGCCGGTCGGGAGGGCGTCGCCGCGCAGCGGCTCGGCCTCCGGATCGGGCGTGGCAATGGGGGGAGCCCCGGTGCCCGTGCCGTGGCTGTCGAGGCAACCCGCGAGGGGAAAAAGCAGCAAAGAGGCGAGCGCGAATCGAGCTTTCATGGCTTCACGCACCCCGCGACCTGCAGGAAGGGCAGCCCCGACGTGGCCTCTTTCGTGGTGCCCGCGAGGGGATACGTCGCGGCGGCGGCGCCGCTCTGGTTGCCGCCGTTCGCCGCGGCGATGTTCTTCGCGACCAGCGTCACCTCGCCCGAATACGCGTGCTCGTGCAGCCGCTCCTCGCGGTCCGCGAACGGCGTGCCGACCTCGAGGCCCACGTCCTCCGGGTAGATCGCGCCGACGACGACGCGCCCTTCGACGTCGTATACCGTGACCCACCCTTCTGGACAAACCCCGCCCGCGACGAACGCGACCAGGCCCGAGGGCGCGCCGTCGTCGGGCGGCGTCTCCCCGGACGCCCGACGCGCCTTCACGAAACCAAACGAAAGGACGAGCGCAGCGATCGCCGCTGCTGCCCATCTCTGCCGAAACGACCTTCGCTTCCTCATGCCCGGGACGCTCGCAAGGCCCGGGGCCCGTGTCAATCCGTCATTTCTTCGCGGCGAAGAGCCCTGCATCCGAGAGGAGCGACGTGATCTGCTCGCGCGTCGGCGCGAGCATGGGAGACGCGAGCAGCGGCGCGAGATTGCAGACGAGGTCGAGCGAGCCGTCCACGAGCGCGCGGGTCTTCCCGAGGTCCTCGGACGTGTCGTTCACGAAGTAAAGGAGCAAGCCGAGGTGCAGGGTCCAGAGCATCTGCGCGAGCAGAGGCCTCGCGTCCTCGGGGATGCTCTCGTCCGCCTTGATCGTTTCGAGGAAAATGTCGATGCTCTGGCGGCGCACGGCGGACGTCTCCTCGCTGAAGACCGAGATCGGCTCGTCCGCGCCGAGCGTGCTCCGCAGAATGGCCCGGAGGAGCTTCCGGTCGTCCTTCAGCATGTCGATCTTCGCGTGCATCACGGCCCCGAGCCTCGATCGCAGATCGGGCAGGCTCGCGAGGGCGGCCCTCGACGCCTCCGCGTGCGTGTCCTGCTGGCGCGCGTAATACGCGAGCACGAGGGCCTCCTTCGAGGGGAACCAGTAATAGGCGGCGCCGAGCGAGAGGCCGGCGGTGGCGGCGATGTCGCGCATCGTCGTCCCGTCGAAGCCCTTCTCGCGAAAGAGCCGAAGCGCCGTTTCGAGGATGTGCTCGCGGCTCGCCTCGCCGCTCGGACGGCGCTTGCGTTCTTTCATCGATAATGCCCTCCCGCGTACCCTACCCGGCAGCTCCCGCCGGGGCAATCGTCCGGCGTGATCCACGCGGCGATCGTGCGGCGCTTGCTGGAGAGCGCGTGGAAGAACCGCTCGGCGAGCGGGGCGAACGTCGGGCCGGAGAGGCGGTACGACCAGGGCCGCCATTCCACGAGCGCCCAGAGGCAAAGCAGGAACGCGGCCGCGCCCGCCCAGACGTCGCCCTCGTCGCTCACCACGACGAGCTCCTCGCCGAGCCACGGCACGCCTGCATACCGGCGTTTTGCCTCCTCGCTGCCGCAGGCGAGCAGCTCGAGCTCGACATACGCTTCCTGGCCGAGGAGCCAATCGCGGCAGCGCACGCAGAGCGCGCAGGTTTCGTCATAAAGGACCGTGAGCCGCTTCATGGGAGGCCTCCTCCTCGCTTCGAGGAAAACGTGATCACCCGGCGTGAGCGTGGACCATTTTGAGCTGGGGGACGACCGGCGGCGGCAGCACGGCCATCTGCGCGCGACGGCGCATGCGGTGGAAGAGGTAGACGTTACCGAAATGGATCACGCCGAGCGACAGGAGCAAGAGGCCGAGCTTGGCGGCGAGGATCTCGATGGCCGAGATGACGTCCGTCGCTCGATCCGCCTTCATGATGAGGCAGGCATACCCGAAATTGAGCAGGTAGAAGCCGACGACGAGCAGCCGGTTCACGGCCTCGGCCATCTGGGGGTTGTCCTTGAAGACGTCCGCGAGGAACACCGCGCCGCTGCGGAACAACGTCCGCGCGAGCCCCACGGTCAGCCCCACGCTCGTCAACGCATACGCCGCATACACCGGAACCAGATACGACGCCGCATCCATCATCGTGTTCTCCATTGCATCCTCTCCTACACAACGGCCCACCGGAGCCCGCCGGCGCGACCAAGTTTGAACATGTTCAGATGATGGATGCAGACACGACACCCGTCAAGACAAAATCTGAACACGTTCAAACTTGCTCGTAACCACCCGAAACTTCTATGTTTTGGTGGCAAGCGGGTGCGGGGATGTAGGCGTCGTATTTACATGAGCGACGCGCGGCGGCGGCTCAGCGGGCGCGGGCCGAGCGGATCACGACGGGCTCGAGCGGCGCGTCCTTGGAGAACGGGCCTTGCGCGCCCGTCTTCTGGGAGACGATCCGGTCGACGACGTCCATGCCCGCGGTCACGTCGCCGAACACGGCATACCCCCAGCCGGCGCCGGTCTTCGACGTGTGGTCGAGGAACGCGTTATCGGCGACGTTGACGAAGAACTGCGCCGTCGCCGAGTGTGGCTCGCTCGTGCGCGCCATGGCGACGGTGCCGCGCGTGTTCTTCCGACCGTTGTCGGCCTCGTTCTTGACGGGCTCGTGCGTGGGCTTCTTTTCGTACGACGCCTCGTATCCCCCGCCCTGCACCATGAAGTTCGGAATGACGCGGTGGAAGATGGTCCCCTCGTAGTGCCCCTCGTCGACGTAACGAAGGAAATTGGCGACGGTCTCGGGAGCGCTCTTCGGGTCGAGGGTGATCTCGAAGGAGCCGTGGTTGGTCTCGAAAACAACGACAGTGGACATGCCGCCGACCCTACCACGGCCTCCGCGCCCGCCGAAAGCCCGAGCACGCTTCTCCGGTTCACCCCCGCGCGAGCTCACCGGCGCTTTCCGTCCAGGGGGAAGAGTGCTAGAGCGAGCCGCCCGAACGACCATGCACACGACGCCTCCTTTCGACCTCTCCACCATCGACCTCGAAGCATTCCACGCGGACATCAAGGCCTTACGGCGCGAGATCGACGACTCGCTCGGGGAGGACGATCTGCGGCACCTCTACAAGCTCGAGCGCTGGGGGCGCGCTTGCACCGCGCTCGGCATGCTCAGCGCGGGCCTCGCGCCGAACCCCGCGAGCGCATTGCTGCTCGGCGTCGGCCGATCGACGCGGTGGATCCTCATGCACCACATCGGTCATCGTGGTTACGACAAGGTGCCGGGCGTCCCCGCGCGGTACACGAGCAAGGTCTTCGCCCGCGGGAAGCGTCGATTCCTGGATTGGTGTGATTGGATTCTGCCGGAGGCGTGGATTTACGAGCACAACGTCCTGCACCACTCCTACACGGGGGAGCTCGACGACCGGGACCTCATCGAGCGCAACACGGAGGAGCTGCGCGAGCATTCGATGCCGGTCCGGTACGGGCTCATGGGGCTGCTCGCGCTCACGTGGCGGGCCTCGTATTATGCGCCGAGCACGCTGGAGGTGTATCGCGAGCGCCACGCGGAGCGGGACGGCAAGGCCCCGTCGAAAGAGGGCCAGGACCGCGAGCTCTGGCTCCGGTGTTATCTGCCCTATGCGGCGATCCATTTCGGGCTCCTGCCGCTCTGTCATCTCCCGCTCGGCCCCTGGGGCGTCTTCAGCGCGTTCTGCAACTCGCTGATGGCCGAGGTGATCACGAACGTGCACACGTTCTGCGTCATCGGCCCGAACCACACGGGCGACGACCTCTACCGTTTCGACGACCGCCCCGCCTCGCGCGCGGAGTTCTTCGTGCGGCAGGTGATCGGCTCGGTGAATTACAGGACCGGCGGCGACCTCGTCGATTTCGCGCACCTCTGGCTCAATTACCAGA comes from the Polyangium spumosum genome and includes:
- a CDS encoding peptidylprolyl isomerase, producing MSTVVVFETNHGSFEITLDPKSAPETVANFLRYVDEGHYEGTIFHRVIPNFMVQGGGYEASYEKKPTHEPVKNEADNGRKNTRGTVAMARTSEPHSATAQFFVNVADNAFLDHTSKTGAGWGYAVFGDVTAGMDVVDRIVSQKTGAQGPFSKDAPLEPVVIRSARAR
- a CDS encoding RNA ligase family protein; this translates as MSAKYPRTFHFPWSPGGTSDDKRMSDVSALVGAEIVATEKADGSNLTYTRRSVFSRSHAGPPAHPSFDLAKATHARIAHLLSDGISVFCEYCYAVHSITYEKLPDYSLVFGVRDDVAGIWWDWDMVTAQAADLGLPTAPVLFRGAVASVDELHALTDRLSREPSAFGGPREGVVVRVAAQFPDSAFGRSVAKWVRKGHVQTDEHWQHQAIVPQRLAR
- a CDS encoding AAA family ATPase; amino-acid sequence: MSISLLIEPPRPPAYRVPWDELQTFEWVRALEPCPQDPIHHAEGNVWIHTRLVLETLVAMPAWRALCAEDQAAVWLACLLHDVAKPFTTREEPDGRITAKGHSRAGEMLARRLLWEQGAPFALREMVAGLIRHHQIPFYLIERDDAQRLAAEISLVCRADLLALVAEADIRGRVCQDMQRIVDNIELFRAFCAEEGCFDKPRPFPSDHTRVVYFRSEGRSPDVPVHDDTRGEMIMMCGLPGAGKDTCVRDRFPDLPVVSLDELRSELDVDPDENQGAVVQAGKERVREHLRRGEPFVYNATNLNRQRRGPLLSLAADYGARVRIVYVEAPRGALLAGNRARAARVPEAVIRRMSERWEVPTLLEAHALDVVLR
- a CDS encoding thiol-disulfide oxidoreductase DCC family protein, whose amino-acid sequence is MKRLTVLYDETCALCVRCRDWLLGQEAYVELELLACGSEEAKRRYAGVPWLGEELVVVSDEGDVWAGAAAFLLCLWALVEWRPWSYRLSGPTFAPLAERFFHALSSKRRTIAAWITPDDCPGGSCRVGYAGGHYR
- a CDS encoding TetR/AcrR family transcriptional regulator, producing the protein MKERKRRPSGEASREHILETALRLFREKGFDGTTMRDIAATAGLSLGAAYYWFPSKEALVLAYYARQQDTHAEASRAALASLPDLRSRLGAVMHAKIDMLKDDRKLLRAILRSTLGADEPISVFSEETSAVRRQSIDIFLETIKADESIPEDARPLLAQMLWTLHLGLLLYFVNDTSEDLGKTRALVDGSLDLVCNLAPLLASPMLAPTREQITSLLSDAGLFAAKK
- a CDS encoding nucleotidyltransferase domain-containing protein, which translates into the protein MSDDVLGRLLAVLRVPLAEIRAAYRVGSRVYGTAGPTSDEDFLVVLSKPGQRQDLAFAEDLNIVIHGVATFQEALDDHSVFALECHFVEAPHVLVAARPPFRFALDRKKLAASAIGKSTADWQKAKKRFAEEPGPSRKKAFHALRVPAFALQIAKAGKIHDFAAANHFLAALREGPDDDFAWYEEKLGPAREALCAELTKLAGKKR
- a CDS encoding fatty acid desaturase family protein, which produces MHTTPPFDLSTIDLEAFHADIKALRREIDDSLGEDDLRHLYKLERWGRACTALGMLSAGLAPNPASALLLGVGRSTRWILMHHIGHRGYDKVPGVPARYTSKVFARGKRRFLDWCDWILPEAWIYEHNVLHHSYTGELDDRDLIERNTEELREHSMPVRYGLMGLLALTWRASYYAPSTLEVYRERHAERDGKAPSKEGQDRELWLRCYLPYAAIHFGLLPLCHLPLGPWGVFSAFCNSLMAEVITNVHTFCVIGPNHTGDDLYRFDDRPASRAEFFVRQVIGSVNYRTGGDLVDFAHLWLNYQIEHHLFPDIPMRKYQEVQPKVKALCEKYGIPYVQESVFSRVKKMVDVAVGKTSMRRGVRRAEPKKAAPQAAALSV